In a genomic window of Erigeron canadensis isolate Cc75 chromosome 5, C_canadensis_v1, whole genome shotgun sequence:
- the LOC122601404 gene encoding glucan endo-1,3-beta-D-glucosidase-like: MARATPSVLFTLLFFIFISGSLMKIIVGQESNQVTWCLAKPSTSDVLLENNIEYACASLGDCSIINAGGACHEPNTLINRASVVMNLYYQQNKRNFWNCDFLDSGLVSVTDPSYGNCTYKAEE; encoded by the exons ATGGCAAGAGCAACTCCCTCCGTCTTATTCACTCTTCTCTTCTTCATTTTCATATCAG GTAGCTTGATGAAAATTATTGTAGGACAAGAGTCCAACCAG GTGACTTGGTGCTTAGCGAAGCCATCAACTTCGGATGTACTCTTGGAGAATAATATTGAATACGCGTGTGCTAGTTTGGGCGACTGTAGTATAATTAATGCAGGAGGGGCTTGTCATGAACCAAACACATTGATCAACAGAGCTTCAGTTGTAATGAATCTTTACTAccaacaaaacaaaagaaacttTTGGAATTGTGATTTCTTAGACTCTGGACTTGTTTCTGTCACGGACCCAA GCTATGGTAATTGCACGTACAAGGCCGAAGAGTAA